In one Halococcus salsus genomic region, the following are encoded:
- a CDS encoding DUF262 domain-containing protein — protein MKADTLTLRDIFQKETRYVVPTFQRPYVWNEEEHWQLLWDDLHQVVEEFLAEMGEATIDNLGFDGPEQSPHFLGAIVLEQRSTSTSTLDTREVIDGQQRLTTLQILLSAARDVALDEGLSQEASMLRSLIYNNRNLIREEEHQFKVWPIEPDRDAFRAVMRETDEGDDSRKTEQEHKIAECYRYFVDEVRDWSQESQYSPKKCISALTTALWGLVRVVVIDLETLDDSQVIFETLNARGTPLLAGDLVKNFLLRQADHDGLSADELHQKYWEQFDEDEWREEVVQGRLERPRIDVFLTYWLTMRTASRVRAKKLFPTFQNYLKTTDNSVEDVLIDIDHYARVYETFSAPYSDDREGVFFKRLDVLDTTTPIPVLLWLYGDESIPPRQRRTAVEAIESWLVRRMLCRVTTKNYNRIFLELLSDLQDSEPDNVASTVIEFFKDKEGASEYWPTDEEVRQTMVEKPYWSRINQRRLRMVFRAFERELRDTGYSEGLEISQKLHIEHILPREWAHHWDLPGVDPEEVERIERDEMKHTVGNLTILTEKLNPTISNAAWDTKREAIDDHSVLLLNRRLVDRWHDNWDENTIAERGRWLSELAVGIWPGPTSDHWR, from the coding sequence ATGAAAGCAGACACTCTCACTTTGAGGGATATATTCCAGAAAGAAACCAGATACGTGGTCCCGACTTTTCAGCGTCCGTACGTTTGGAACGAAGAGGAGCACTGGCAACTCCTCTGGGACGATCTGCACCAAGTGGTCGAAGAGTTCCTAGCTGAGATGGGTGAAGCAACTATCGATAATCTCGGGTTCGACGGACCTGAACAATCCCCACACTTCTTGGGTGCAATAGTACTCGAGCAGCGCTCGACTTCCACAAGCACTCTCGACACCCGAGAGGTTATCGATGGGCAGCAACGGCTCACGACGCTACAGATCCTTCTCTCCGCCGCGAGAGATGTAGCACTCGATGAGGGGCTTTCCCAGGAGGCATCCATGCTGCGCAGCCTCATATACAACAACAGGAACCTGATCCGCGAAGAAGAACACCAGTTCAAAGTCTGGCCGATAGAGCCGGATCGGGATGCCTTTCGAGCAGTGATGCGGGAAACAGACGAGGGAGATGACTCTCGCAAAACAGAGCAAGAGCACAAGATAGCAGAGTGTTATCGGTACTTTGTCGATGAGGTGCGTGATTGGTCACAGGAGAGTCAGTATTCTCCAAAGAAGTGCATTAGTGCGCTCACAACCGCACTGTGGGGATTGGTCCGGGTTGTGGTGATTGATTTAGAAACGTTGGATGATTCGCAAGTCATATTTGAAACACTCAATGCCAGAGGGACACCTCTATTGGCAGGAGACCTAGTCAAGAATTTCCTCCTCCGGCAGGCCGACCATGACGGCCTATCGGCTGACGAACTTCACCAAAAGTATTGGGAGCAGTTCGACGAAGACGAGTGGAGAGAAGAGGTCGTTCAGGGACGTCTGGAACGCCCACGGATCGACGTTTTTCTCACCTACTGGCTCACTATGCGGACTGCGAGCCGAGTTCGTGCTAAGAAGCTTTTTCCAACCTTCCAGAACTATCTGAAGACGACTGATAATTCGGTGGAGGATGTGCTCATAGATATCGACCACTACGCTCGTGTCTATGAGACATTCTCCGCTCCTTACTCAGATGACCGTGAGGGCGTGTTTTTCAAACGACTTGACGTCTTGGACACTACGACGCCGATCCCGGTCCTCCTCTGGTTGTATGGAGACGAGTCGATTCCACCCAGGCAACGTCGGACCGCCGTCGAAGCGATAGAGAGCTGGCTCGTACGGCGGATGCTCTGTCGTGTTACAACCAAGAACTACAATAGAATCTTCTTAGAGCTACTTTCTGACCTCCAGGACAGCGAGCCAGACAATGTAGCTTCCACCGTCATAGAGTTCTTCAAGGACAAAGAAGGGGCAAGCGAATACTGGCCCACAGACGAGGAAGTTCGGCAAACGATGGTCGAGAAGCCATACTGGAGTCGCATTAATCAACGACGGCTAAGAATGGTCTTCAGAGCATTTGAGAGGGAGCTGCGAGACACAGGATATAGCGAAGGACTAGAGATCTCGCAGAAGCTCCATATCGAACATATCCTCCCTCGTGAATGGGCCCATCACTGGGACTTGCCAGGAGTGGATCCTGAAGAAGTTGAGCGGATCGAGCGCGATGAAATGAAGCATACAGTCGGGAACCTAACAATCCTTACTGAGAAGCTGAACCCCACCATCTCGAACGCTGCGTGGGATACAAAGCGGGAAGCTATCGACGACCACTCAGTTTTATTACTCAACCGGCGACTCGTCGACCGATGGCACGACAATTGGGACGAGAACACTATTGCGGAGCGAGGGAGATGGCTTTCGGAACTCGCCGTAGGTATCTGGCCAGGACCAACGTCTGATCACTGGCGATAA
- a CDS encoding helix-turn-helix domain-containing protein — MNLQDDPSLMLLDNWQNLSMDTLVTAIEDGYPEGKELEFKREQNPDNSGHKQTTVGEVVSFANASGGDMVIGMADEERTASGFWPTHYEDVDETILRWVDIIKRNTDPEIPQHLIEIEEVQVTEDYEEYVAEHSPSKTGSILVMRVQRSWRSPHRETVKNRFYERSSGGKSELDTGAIRRAILQGDLVVERAQEFRDDRLAAIQADDLALPLAPQPKVVLHVVPSNAFSVEGTLDPAAASQGLQPDNNTRPVLLAADRRHIGEGRYTENGYLHGRMATNPPNTFATITQTFRSGVIEALTATSYNNPDGGNPLISSGHVENCLETAFPTFIEFLTQQECAYPFYCFISLVGARGASVGGMRDAMGAGSMGGVSSDIARLPAVQVDSPTSDLEPIIHSLVDSLHNAGGSWGRPRTVE, encoded by the coding sequence ATGAACCTCCAAGACGACCCATCTCTCATGCTATTGGATAATTGGCAGAATCTTTCCATGGATACCTTAGTTACCGCAATCGAGGACGGGTACCCAGAGGGGAAAGAGTTAGAGTTTAAACGAGAACAAAATCCAGACAATAGCGGTCATAAGCAGACGACTGTGGGGGAAGTGGTATCGTTTGCTAACGCCTCTGGCGGTGATATGGTCATCGGGATGGCTGACGAGGAACGTACCGCCTCAGGGTTTTGGCCCACTCATTACGAGGACGTAGATGAAACCATTCTGAGATGGGTCGACATCATCAAGCGAAACACCGACCCCGAAATCCCACAGCATCTAATTGAGATTGAGGAAGTCCAGGTGACTGAGGACTATGAGGAGTACGTAGCTGAACATTCCCCCTCGAAAACGGGCTCAATTCTGGTGATGCGAGTTCAGAGAAGTTGGCGATCTCCTCACCGAGAGACAGTCAAGAATAGGTTCTACGAACGGAGTTCCGGGGGGAAATCAGAACTTGATACTGGAGCTATACGCCGGGCAATACTTCAGGGAGACTTAGTGGTTGAACGCGCCCAAGAGTTCCGAGATGATAGGCTCGCTGCGATTCAAGCTGACGATCTCGCACTCCCTTTGGCCCCCCAACCCAAAGTAGTGCTTCACGTTGTTCCGAGCAATGCCTTCTCCGTAGAAGGAACACTTGATCCGGCTGCTGCCTCCCAAGGCCTTCAGCCAGACAATAATACGCGGCCAGTGCTACTTGCCGCTGATCGAAGACACATCGGGGAAGGTCGCTATACCGAGAATGGATACCTCCATGGTAGAATGGCCACGAACCCTCCCAACACATTTGCAACCATTACCCAAACATTTAGATCTGGTGTGATTGAAGCCTTGACTGCAACCTCATATAACAACCCAGATGGCGGAAATCCACTGATCTCATCTGGTCATGTTGAAAACTGTCTTGAAACCGCATTTCCAACCTTCATCGAATTTCTCACTCAGCAAGAATGCGCATACCCGTTCTACTGTTTCATTAGTCTAGTCGGGGCACGGGGCGCCTCTGTCGGAGGTATGAGAGATGCAATGGGTGCAGGTTCAATGGGCGGCGTTAGCAGTGATATTGCACGGCTACCTGCCGTACAAGTTGACTCTCCAACATCGGATCTGGAACCTATCATTCACTCATTGGTCGACTCGCTTCACAACGCAGGTGGGAGCTGGGGCCGACCCCGGACCGTAGAGTAG
- a CDS encoding Eco57I restriction-modification methylase domain-containing protein: protein MQDTTEFRTNRDLFSNHYLDEHLPETDDWASVSESEIQEAYDDIAALWERERDLAPDRNESQLEEKFIRPMFRQLGIPFEVEESVEKGDRRPDYGFFTSEEAAGNAFRRRKEGGDFYGNAVAVADAKRWGRKLDTRGSRQRDFENPSYQIHVYLQETPTTWAVLTNGEYWRLYYGPTSHRLDSYYEVDLPTILETGDLEAFKYFYLFFRHEAFLPDASGDCFLNDVYEGSNVFAEELGADLQDNIYDAIQSLAEGFLQYPENNLGAEDLDLIHDSSLIYLYRLIFVLYAESEGRDLLDTDNEIYRDSYSLNTIKQEVAEELDSDRPEYQSWQNELWNQIDGLFQLIDRGSESRGIPREDFYVPAYNGGLFRTNPGENDSPETRFLASHVVGDEYLAQVIELLTRSRTRSDRKTFVDYSSLDVRHLGSIYEGLLEYQLNVADGPLTLDNGEYAPAEEGDEVVVESGEVYLTTDAGERKATGSYYTPEYVVEYIVENTLGPLVEDIREDLIGFDTEDESGFAAEFAERVFDLKILDPAMGSGHFLTNTIDYLAREIIDAQERQAEQQGVETVGESRDINWARRQVAQQCIYGVDVNPLAVELAKVSLWLRTLAAEQPLAFLDHHLKTGNSLVGSDIEEIDELDTDASDGPNTSLADFGAVRRGTIDHLMDVYEEFIAIENTDLADVKEMERRYREIERDDLRTRLVAMANVETAEDFSLDLPSGAYERMARALDSADEWAAVEETDWFQSAQALATEHDFLHWKLEFPEAFYEVDGSDRANPGFDAVVGNPPYVRQEQLATTKDYLSERYEAYHSAADLYTYFIEAGRDALRSGRSLGFIVSNKFVHAEYGRHLRGMLAEDTTISQVVDFHSLPVFTRSVSAYPLILLLSKNQPPSNHAISVANIESLKFSDLSNVVKQSRYEVLQNSISSEKWRLQNPQISKVVGDIEREAISLSEYVDVPLYRGILTGLNDAFILNGQNTHQLDESSEHVYPLLKGEDVHKFRTEYNDRYLIRVPSGWTKQQSGKQNEEEAWEWFQSEYPQISDHLSEFQADARSRYDRGEFWWELRPCDYYEELERSKIIYPVISKGPNFTLDTNSNYINDKLYAIPLENHALLGVLNSTLAYFWIQFELSGLRGGYQEFRAVHVEKIPIDKAAAEDEKLEELGKNAIQLREELDALNLSLPDHLGNYADGEPLGERYQPPAGLVDSILTATAADHESLRIGSVSVTSESSKLVVRATARYKPDDPDAHETDRWGYTETEPQAAMEFVGLSEAERGLVEAFVPHAADEAGGFAGFRETATKSISPLDRLEALTLPKLADVEGGLERYLDVKERAAELNAKIEKTDDLIDQIVYELYGLTDEEIEIVEEAVGDD, encoded by the coding sequence ATGCAGGACACAACTGAATTCCGGACGAATCGCGATCTGTTCTCGAACCACTACCTCGACGAGCATCTCCCCGAAACCGATGACTGGGCGTCGGTTTCGGAATCCGAGATTCAAGAGGCGTACGACGACATCGCTGCACTCTGGGAGCGCGAGCGTGACTTGGCTCCCGACCGAAACGAGTCCCAACTCGAAGAGAAGTTCATCCGTCCGATGTTCAGACAGTTGGGTATTCCCTTCGAAGTCGAAGAGAGCGTCGAGAAAGGCGACCGACGACCGGACTACGGCTTTTTCACTTCGGAGGAAGCAGCCGGCAATGCGTTCCGGCGACGGAAGGAGGGTGGCGATTTCTACGGGAACGCTGTCGCTGTCGCCGATGCGAAGCGCTGGGGGCGAAAACTCGATACACGAGGGAGCCGACAGCGGGACTTCGAGAACCCGAGCTACCAGATTCACGTTTATCTCCAAGAGACACCGACGACGTGGGCGGTTCTCACGAACGGCGAGTACTGGCGACTGTACTACGGCCCGACCAGCCACCGTCTCGATTCGTACTACGAGGTTGACCTCCCGACGATCCTCGAAACCGGAGACTTGGAGGCGTTCAAATACTTCTATCTGTTCTTCCGCCACGAGGCGTTTCTGCCGGACGCGAGCGGTGACTGTTTCCTCAACGATGTGTACGAGGGAAGCAACGTCTTCGCCGAGGAACTCGGGGCCGACCTCCAGGACAACATCTACGATGCGATCCAGTCGCTCGCCGAGGGATTTCTGCAGTATCCCGAAAACAACCTCGGTGCCGAGGACTTAGACCTGATCCACGATAGCTCGCTTATCTACCTCTATCGGCTCATTTTCGTGTTGTACGCCGAGAGCGAAGGTCGAGACCTCCTCGATACTGACAACGAGATCTATCGGGACTCGTACAGCCTGAATACGATCAAGCAGGAGGTCGCCGAGGAACTTGACAGTGACCGGCCGGAGTACCAGAGCTGGCAGAACGAACTCTGGAATCAGATCGACGGGCTGTTCCAGCTCATTGACCGGGGAAGCGAATCGCGGGGCATTCCCCGAGAAGACTTCTACGTCCCGGCGTACAACGGCGGGTTGTTCCGGACGAATCCGGGTGAGAACGACAGTCCGGAGACCCGGTTTCTGGCCTCGCACGTCGTCGGTGACGAGTACCTCGCGCAGGTCATCGAGCTCCTGACTCGGAGCCGAACGCGAAGCGATCGGAAGACGTTCGTGGATTATTCCTCGCTTGACGTCCGCCACCTTGGGAGTATCTACGAGGGATTGCTCGAATACCAACTCAACGTGGCCGATGGCCCGCTCACGTTGGACAATGGCGAGTACGCGCCTGCCGAGGAGGGTGACGAGGTGGTCGTTGAGTCGGGCGAAGTGTACCTGACAACGGACGCGGGCGAGCGCAAGGCAACTGGCTCGTACTACACGCCGGAATACGTAGTGGAATACATCGTCGAGAACACCCTCGGCCCGCTGGTTGAGGACATTCGAGAAGACCTGATTGGGTTCGATACGGAGGATGAATCGGGATTCGCAGCGGAGTTCGCCGAGCGGGTGTTCGACCTCAAGATCCTCGATCCGGCGATGGGGAGCGGGCACTTCCTGACGAACACCATCGACTATCTCGCTCGCGAGATTATCGACGCACAGGAGCGTCAAGCCGAACAGCAGGGTGTCGAGACCGTTGGCGAGAGTCGAGACATCAACTGGGCCCGTCGTCAGGTCGCCCAGCAATGTATCTACGGGGTGGACGTGAACCCGCTCGCCGTCGAGTTGGCGAAGGTCTCGCTCTGGCTTCGGACGCTGGCAGCCGAACAGCCGCTCGCGTTTCTCGATCACCACCTGAAGACCGGGAACTCGCTCGTGGGGTCGGACATCGAGGAGATCGACGAACTCGACACTGACGCGAGCGACGGCCCGAACACCTCGCTGGCCGACTTCGGTGCCGTTCGCAGGGGCACCATCGACCACCTGATGGACGTGTATGAGGAGTTCATCGCGATCGAGAACACCGACCTCGCGGACGTGAAGGAAATGGAACGGCGCTACCGCGAGATCGAACGCGACGACCTCAGAACACGACTCGTAGCGATGGCGAACGTCGAGACTGCCGAGGATTTCAGCCTCGACCTCCCCAGTGGGGCCTACGAACGCATGGCGCGGGCGCTCGATTCCGCGGACGAGTGGGCCGCCGTTGAGGAAACTGACTGGTTCCAAAGCGCCCAGGCACTGGCCACAGAGCACGACTTCCTCCACTGGAAGCTCGAATTCCCCGAGGCGTTCTACGAAGTCGATGGCTCCGATAGGGCGAATCCTGGGTTTGATGCGGTGGTCGGGAATCCGCCGTACGTACGACAAGAGCAATTAGCTACCACAAAGGATTATTTATCAGAACGGTACGAGGCATACCACAGTGCGGCTGATCTCTACACGTATTTTATCGAAGCTGGAAGAGACGCATTGAGGTCCGGACGAAGTCTCGGATTCATAGTTTCCAATAAATTTGTCCATGCTGAATACGGCAGACATCTCAGAGGAATGTTGGCGGAAGATACTACAATTTCACAGGTTGTGGACTTTCACTCACTCCCTGTTTTCACCAGATCTGTAAGTGCATATCCACTTATTCTCCTGTTGAGCAAAAACCAGCCACCCTCGAATCACGCGATATCCGTCGCTAATATCGAATCTTTAAAGTTCAGTGATCTCTCGAATGTAGTGAAGCAATCCAGATATGAGGTTCTTCAGAACTCGATATCTAGTGAGAAGTGGAGGCTACAGAATCCACAAATATCAAAGGTTGTTGGTGACATAGAACGCGAAGCTATTTCCTTATCTGAATATGTTGATGTGCCGCTTTATCGTGGAATACTCACTGGATTAAATGACGCATTCATTCTCAACGGCCAAAATACACACCAACTTGATGAGAGTTCTGAACATGTATACCCCCTTCTCAAAGGTGAAGACGTACACAAATTCCGGACCGAGTATAACGATCGATACTTGATCCGTGTTCCATCCGGATGGACAAAACAACAATCCGGTAAACAGAATGAAGAAGAAGCTTGGGAATGGTTCCAATCCGAATATCCACAGATATCAGACCACCTTTCAGAATTTCAAGCGGACGCGAGGAGTCGATATGACAGAGGCGAATTCTGGTGGGAACTGCGACCTTGCGATTACTACGAGGAACTGGAGCGTTCTAAGATAATCTACCCAGTAATATCGAAAGGACCAAATTTCACACTCGATACCAATAGCAATTACATAAATGATAAGTTATATGCCATACCATTAGAGAACCATGCTTTACTCGGGGTTCTTAATTCTACTCTCGCTTATTTTTGGATCCAGTTCGAATTATCTGGTTTACGAGGTGGCTATCAGGAATTTAGAGCTGTGCATGTAGAGAAAATACCTATCGACAAAGCGGCCGCTGAAGACGAAAAATTGGAAGAGCTTGGTAAAAACGCAATTCAACTAAGAGAAGAATTGGATGCACTCAATCTCTCCCTCCCCGACCACCTCGGCAACTACGCGGACGGCGAGCCCCTCGGCGAGCGCTACCAACCGCCGGCGGGCCTCGTGGACTCGATACTCACTGCGACCGCCGCCGACCACGAGAGCCTCCGGATCGGGTCGGTGAGCGTCACGAGCGAGAGCTCGAAACTCGTGGTGCGGGCGACGGCGCGGTACAAACCCGACGATCCCGACGCACACGAGACGGACCGCTGGGGGTACACGGAGACCGAGCCCCAGGCCGCGATGGAATTTGTTGGGCTCTCCGAGGCTGAGCGCGGGCTGGTCGAGGCGTTCGTGCCCCACGCGGCGGACGAGGCGGGTGGCTTCGCGGGCTTTCGCGAGACGGCCACCAAGTCCATCTCGCCGCTAGATAGGCTCGAAGCGTTGACCCTCCCGAAACTCGCCGACGTCGAGGGTGGGTTAGAGCGCTATCTTGACGTCAAGGAACGCGCCGCCGAACTCAACGCGAAGATCGAGAAGACCGACGATCTCATCGACCAGATTGTCTACGAACTCTACGGCCTGACTGACGAGGAGATCGAGATCGTTGAAGAGGCAGTCGGCGATGACTGA
- a CDS encoding DEAD/DEAH box helicase, producing the protein MTDSGFEVEDHVTFAGGEGEITRIEERDGGGDLLHVYTTDGQLRKLPSGLPHIEKVDSVVDRLVAKQIDDPVHVDLRERATRLDLAYRYDRFLSLTNNRIEIEPYQVQAAYEILNSYDHRYLIGDEVGLGKTIEAGIVIEELIARGRADRVLIVAPAPLTVQWQEEMREKFDRNFVIYDRDTVRTYRRSHPNQNVWLQEDLIITSIDFAKQDDVLEALQNLEEGWDAAVFDEAHHLTARRGSDESVERTQRFMVGEAVAHNSDALILLTGTPHKGKSDQFFFLIGLLDPYRFSHESQITPDALDDLMIRRLKDGMYEMDGTRMFPEKNIEALPVKMTPEERRLYDDVTEYIREYYNLAQQEENHTAGFTMVIYQKRLVSSIYAIRKSLENRMRAIQNDAVAEDLSDDVQGLIPRYSTEPETLTDAERSRVETELETVTITLNREQIKEELERVRRLWQQAKDITTDSKARLLQEYVEGVLAGDPDEKVLVFTEYTDTLEYLRDTIFEDRDVAQIYGDLSQDRRRREQEKFENEANILLATDAAREGLNLQFAHIMVNYDLPWNPIRIDQRMGRLHRYGQDRTVEIRNLFFKDTRESEILNLLIEKLDQIEEDLGMRSDVLGRVLENIDLDGQIMAAIGADTPTEEVIADIDRAINERKEALETVEGDFLIRDRFDLSEEDREILDVIERSREGEVSETDIEMLVREFFDVFGGDIRGVRPGPARAGGDIFQLDVPRVLTGERVDQQYEHATFTRDVAMEHDEVSFIALDHPLVQAVIDYCLGGKQIAGNVGAKTTTDDVSPGILFNFRVGYVAGSGEAVTEKFIQLYVTEDGTVTTDTPTIESTLSPEVVEPSTIQQLARAASSLHQIADDEAWRQVQGFAQEARDEREREVTIKRQHAEQHFSERIGTWEERLETYQRRAEEGADMSAPIGNARRNLENLRREQDRELAQLEEDRHVTPEEPTLVNASFVLST; encoded by the coding sequence ATGACTGACTCCGGGTTCGAGGTCGAAGACCACGTCACGTTCGCGGGTGGCGAGGGTGAGATTACCCGTATCGAAGAGCGCGACGGTGGGGGTGACCTGCTCCACGTCTACACAACCGATGGGCAGCTCCGCAAACTCCCGAGTGGACTTCCCCATATCGAGAAAGTCGATTCGGTGGTCGACCGTCTTGTAGCAAAGCAGATCGACGACCCAGTTCACGTCGATCTCCGTGAACGAGCAACCCGTCTCGACTTGGCCTACCGCTACGACCGTTTTCTCTCGCTAACGAACAACCGCATCGAGATCGAACCCTACCAGGTCCAAGCCGCCTACGAGATCCTGAACTCCTACGACCACCGGTATCTCATTGGCGACGAGGTCGGTCTCGGTAAGACCATCGAGGCCGGTATCGTCATTGAGGAGCTCATCGCCCGTGGTCGGGCTGACCGCGTTCTCATCGTTGCGCCAGCGCCGCTCACGGTGCAGTGGCAAGAAGAGATGCGCGAGAAGTTCGACCGAAACTTCGTTATCTACGACCGCGACACCGTCCGGACCTACCGTCGCTCCCATCCGAACCAGAACGTATGGCTCCAAGAGGACCTCATTATCACGTCGATCGATTTCGCCAAGCAAGACGACGTGCTCGAAGCCCTCCAGAACCTCGAAGAAGGCTGGGACGCAGCGGTTTTCGACGAGGCCCACCACTTGACCGCTCGACGCGGCAGTGACGAGTCAGTCGAGCGAACGCAGCGGTTCATGGTCGGCGAGGCAGTGGCCCATAACTCTGATGCACTGATCCTCCTCACCGGCACGCCACACAAGGGCAAATCCGACCAGTTCTTCTTTCTCATTGGACTCCTCGATCCCTACCGATTCTCCCACGAGAGCCAGATCACGCCCGACGCTCTCGACGACCTGATGATCCGTCGTCTGAAGGATGGAATGTACGAGATGGACGGTACGCGAATGTTCCCCGAGAAGAACATTGAGGCGCTCCCTGTGAAGATGACACCCGAAGAACGTCGTCTCTACGACGACGTCACCGAGTATATTCGGGAGTACTACAACCTCGCTCAGCAGGAGGAAAATCACACGGCAGGGTTCACGATGGTCATCTACCAGAAACGGCTGGTATCGAGTATCTACGCCATCCGGAAGTCACTCGAAAACCGGATGCGCGCCATCCAAAACGATGCAGTCGCCGAGGACCTTTCAGACGACGTTCAGGGTCTCATTCCACGCTACAGTACCGAACCCGAGACGCTCACCGACGCCGAGCGCTCCCGTGTCGAAACCGAGTTGGAGACGGTGACGATCACCCTGAATCGAGAACAGATCAAAGAGGAGCTCGAACGTGTGAGACGCCTTTGGCAACAGGCAAAGGACATTACGACTGACTCGAAAGCTCGTCTCCTTCAGGAGTACGTTGAGGGGGTTCTCGCTGGCGATCCAGACGAGAAAGTCCTTGTCTTTACCGAGTACACGGACACGCTCGAATACCTCCGAGATACCATCTTCGAGGATCGTGACGTCGCCCAGATCTACGGTGACCTCAGCCAGGACCGCCGTCGACGTGAACAGGAGAAGTTCGAGAACGAGGCGAACATCCTGCTCGCCACGGATGCCGCCCGCGAGGGGCTCAATCTCCAGTTCGCCCATATCATGGTCAACTACGACCTGCCGTGGAATCCTATCCGTATCGACCAGCGAATGGGGCGGCTCCATCGCTATGGGCAGGACCGAACGGTCGAGATCCGCAACTTGTTCTTCAAAGACACGCGCGAGAGCGAGATCTTGAATCTCCTGATCGAGAAACTCGACCAGATCGAAGAGGACCTCGGAATGCGTTCGGACGTGCTCGGTCGGGTTCTGGAGAATATCGACCTCGATGGGCAGATCATGGCGGCGATCGGGGCCGATACACCGACCGAAGAGGTCATCGCCGATATCGACCGTGCGATCAACGAGCGTAAGGAGGCTCTCGAGACCGTCGAGGGGGATTTCCTGATCCGGGACCGATTTGATCTCTCGGAGGAAGATCGCGAGATCCTCGACGTGATCGAGCGGAGTCGGGAGGGAGAGGTGAGCGAGACAGATATCGAGATGCTCGTCCGCGAGTTCTTCGACGTGTTTGGAGGGGACATCAGAGGTGTTCGTCCGGGGCCAGCGAGGGCCGGTGGCGACATTTTCCAGCTCGACGTGCCGAGGGTTCTGACCGGCGAACGGGTCGACCAGCAGTACGAACACGCAACGTTCACGAGGGATGTGGCGATGGAGCACGACGAGGTATCGTTCATAGCGCTTGACCATCCACTCGTTCAGGCAGTCATCGACTACTGCCTCGGCGGTAAGCAAATAGCGGGTAACGTCGGGGCAAAGACGACGACCGACGATGTGTCGCCCGGTATTCTGTTCAACTTCCGTGTCGGATATGTCGCGGGTTCGGGCGAAGCCGTCACCGAGAAATTCATCCAGTTGTATGTGACCGAAGATGGTACTGTCACAACTGACACCCCCACTATCGAGTCGACACTTTCGCCGGAGGTAGTAGAACCATCGACGATTCAGCAACTAGCGAGAGCAGCATCGTCACTTCACCAGATTGCTGACGACGAAGCGTGGAGGCAGGTCCAAGGCTTCGCCCAAGAAGCACGCGACGAACGCGAGCGTGAGGTCACGATCAAGCGCCAACACGCAGAGCAGCACTTCAGCGAGCGAATCGGCACGTGGGAGGAACGGCTCGAAACCTACCAGCGGCGTGCCGAGGAAGGAGCGGATATGAGTGCCCCCATTGGGAACGCACGCCGAAATCTTGAGAACCTCCGACGTGAGCAAGACCGAGAACTAGCTCAACTCGAAGAAGACAGGCATGTGACGCCCGAAGAACCAACCCTAGTGAACGCGTCGTTTGTACTATCTACCTGA
- a CDS encoding S1 family peptidase, producing the protein MSGNSQPTGVSPLYATTTTIKFPNSDGHGTGFYYNHGDRTYLITNQHVLRDIDENGDVVHNPESVRIFVRNFPDITQLSYIDIDLSDGMGSDWYRHPSDTDVDVAVVPTDWNLTALYGGDPQTGSLAFSREHFISDPGRISGGDTARIACYPGIFVGTNMGLPVLRNALIASPYGVNFDGSRLFVTDARMHPGTSGSPVLASPESMMQSQNRITVGGPRTALLGVHSATFKQEAVDPGEEWLDLNVAWYAEVIPEIIDSI; encoded by the coding sequence ATGTCGGGAAATTCTCAACCGACAGGGGTCAGTCCGCTGTACGCGACTACAACTACTATCAAATTTCCAAATAGCGACGGCCACGGAACTGGCTTTTACTATAATCATGGCGACAGAACATATCTAATCACTAACCAGCATGTTTTGAGAGATATCGATGAAAATGGGGATGTAGTCCATAATCCCGAATCGGTACGAATTTTCGTCAGAAATTTCCCAGATATAACTCAGCTATCGTACATAGATATTGACCTTTCTGATGGTATGGGCAGCGATTGGTATCGGCATCCCAGCGACACGGATGTGGATGTAGCAGTAGTTCCGACAGACTGGAACCTGACTGCGCTTTACGGTGGAGATCCACAAACAGGCAGTCTCGCATTTTCCAGAGAGCACTTCATATCTGATCCTGGTAGGATTAGCGGTGGAGATACAGCGCGAATAGCATGTTACCCAGGAATATTTGTCGGCACAAATATGGGCCTTCCAGTTCTTCGAAATGCCCTCATCGCGAGCCCATATGGCGTGAACTTTGACGGATCACGTCTTTTCGTCACTGATGCCCGGATGCACCCGGGCACAAGTGGGAGCCCTGTTCTTGCATCGCCAGAATCTATGATGCAATCTCAAAACAGAATTACAGTGGGTGGTCCGCGAACCGCGCTGCTTGGAGTGCACTCCGCGACATTCAAACAAGAAGCGGTTGACCCTGGAGAAGAGTGGTTAGACCTCAATGTAGCATGGTATGCAGAAGTCATACCTGAGATTATCGACAGCATCTAA